The DNA segment GAATCGGCGTGGAGCATCGCGTCGTTCCCGTGCGCCCGGACAACACCTTTGACCTGGACGCGCTGGAATCGGCGCTGAAGGACCCGCGCGTGAAACTGGCCGCCTTCGGGCATGTGTCCAACCTGGACGGGGTGGAGATTCCCGCGCAGGAGATCATCCGCATGTGCCACGCGCGCGGGGTCCAGGTGCTTCTGGATGGCGCGCAGAGCGTGCCGCACCAGCGGGTGGACGTGCAGGCGCTGGGGGTGGATTACCTGGCATTCTCGCTGCACAAGATGTGCGGCCCCAGCGGCGTAGGCGCGCTGTACGTCCGCCGCGAGCATTTCGCCCGCATGGACAACTTCCTGGTGGGCGGCGACACCATCCGCGACACATGGGTGGATCGCCCACCCGACTTCCTGCCCCCGCCCTACAAGTACGAGGCGGGTTTGCAGGACTACGGCGGACGGATAGGCGCGGGCGCGGCGGTGGAATACCTGGAGCGCCTGGATATGCAGGCCATCCACGAGCACGAGGTGGCCCTGAACCGCTACCTCACCGAGGGCCTGGCGCAGTTTGAGGAACTGGAGATCATCGGCCCGCCCGAGCCGGAGAAGCGCGGCAGCATCGTCTGCTTCTTCACCAAGAAGCCCGGGCTGGGCCTGC comes from the Chloroflexota bacterium genome and includes:
- a CDS encoding cysteine desulfurase codes for the protein MMDINRIRADFEPLARERNGKPPIYFDNGCMTLRPRPVIDAMCAYYTQFPACGGAGRSHHWFAQETNERVEAARESIRRFVNAAHSDEILFTRNTTEGINLVARTFPFQKGDVILTTDKEHNSNLVPWQYLAARIGVEHRVVPVRPDNTFDLDALESALKDPRVKLAAFGHVSNLDGVEIPAQEIIRMCHARGVQVLLDGAQSVPHQRVDVQALGVDYLAFSLHKMCGPSGVGALYVRREHFARMDNFLVGGDTIRDTWVDRPPDFLPPPYKYEAGLQDYGGRIGAGAAVEYLERLDMQAIHEHEVALNRYLTEGLAQFEELEIIGPPEPEKRGSIVCFFTKKPGLGLLADMLDERSNIMVRAGMFCVNSWFNARRISRNVTAIRVSLYMYNTLDECKVFLDTVRVILAEPMFEGLPILPVREP